One genomic window of Paramormyrops kingsleyae isolate MSU_618 chromosome 20, PKINGS_0.4, whole genome shotgun sequence includes the following:
- the LOC111850773 gene encoding malate dehydrogenase, cytoplasmic-like isoform X2 encodes MCDPIRVLVTGAAGQIAYSLLYSIAKGDVFGKDQPIILVLLDIPAMLPVLDGVVMELQDCALPLLREVIPTDKVEVGFKDLDAAILVGSMPRKEGMERKDLLKANVAIFKTQGAALDKYAKKTVKVLVVGNPANTNCLIASKSAPSIPKENFSCLTRLDHNRARSQVAMRVGVSSDSVKNVIIWGNHSSTQYPDVHHATVNLRGKEVSALDAVNDNAWLKGDFITTVQQRGAAVIKARKLSSAMSAAKAICDHMKDIWFGTPEGEFVSMGVYSSGNSYGVSDDLMYSFPVTIKNKTWKIVNNLTINDFSRGKMDATAAELVDERDTAISFLRA; translated from the exons ATG TGTGATCCCATTCGAGTGCTGGTTACTGGCGCCGCAGGGCAGATCGCCTACTCCCTCCTGTACAGCATTGCCAAGGGAGATGTCTTTGGCAAGGACCAG CCCATTATCCTAGTTCTGCTGGACATCCCAGCCATGCTGCCAGTTCTGGACGGCGTGGTTATGGAGCTGCAGGACTGTGCTCTCCCGCTCCTAAGGG AGGTAATTCCAACGGATAAGGTGGAGGTGGGCTTCAAAGACTTGGATGCTGCAATCCTCGTTGGCTCCATGCCCAGGAAGGAGGGCATGGAGAGAAAGGACCTTCTCAAAGCCAATGTGGCTATCTTTAAGACCCAGGGGGCTGCCTTGGACAAGTATGCCAAGAAGACTGTGAAG GTCCTGGTTGTAGGAAATCCAGCCAACACCAACTGCTTGATCGCCTCCAAGTCTGCCCCTTCCATCCCCAAGGAGAACTTCTCCTGCCTGACCAGGCTGGACCATAACAGAGCCCGCTCACAG GTGGCCATGCGAGTAGGCGTGTCCTCGGACAGCGTCAAGAACGTCATCATCTGGGGGAACCACTCCTCTACCCAGTACCCAGACGTCCACCACGCCACAGTCAATCTACGCGGCAAGGAGGTGTCCGCTTTGGATGCAGTGAATGACAACGCCTGGCTAAAGGGGGACTTCATCACT accGTGCAGCAGCGCGGAGCGGCCGTCATCAAAGCCAGGAAGCTGTCCAGCGCCATGTCAGCGGCCAAGGCCATCTGTGACCACATGAAGGACATCTGGTTCGGCACTCCTGAG GGAGAGTTCGTCTCCATGGGTGTTTACTCCTCCGGGAATTCATATGGAGTCAGTGATGACCTAATGTATTCATTCCCGGTCACAATCAAG AACAAGACGTGGAAGATCGTGAATAACCTCACGATCAATGACTTCTCCCGTGGTAAGATGGACGCCACAGCCGCCGAGCTGGTGGATGAGCGGGACACGGCCATCTCCTTCCTGAGAGCGTGA
- the LOC111850773 gene encoding malate dehydrogenase, cytoplasmic-like isoform X1, translated as MLTLLTAMYLVVRATSSQCDPIRVLVTGAAGQIAYSLLYSIAKGDVFGKDQPIILVLLDIPAMLPVLDGVVMELQDCALPLLREVIPTDKVEVGFKDLDAAILVGSMPRKEGMERKDLLKANVAIFKTQGAALDKYAKKTVKVLVVGNPANTNCLIASKSAPSIPKENFSCLTRLDHNRARSQVAMRVGVSSDSVKNVIIWGNHSSTQYPDVHHATVNLRGKEVSALDAVNDNAWLKGDFITTVQQRGAAVIKARKLSSAMSAAKAICDHMKDIWFGTPEGEFVSMGVYSSGNSYGVSDDLMYSFPVTIKNKTWKIVNNLTINDFSRGKMDATAAELVDERDTAISFLRA; from the exons ATGCTGACCTTATTGACAGCCATGTATCTGGTGGTCAGGGCGACTTCGTCGCAG TGTGATCCCATTCGAGTGCTGGTTACTGGCGCCGCAGGGCAGATCGCCTACTCCCTCCTGTACAGCATTGCCAAGGGAGATGTCTTTGGCAAGGACCAG CCCATTATCCTAGTTCTGCTGGACATCCCAGCCATGCTGCCAGTTCTGGACGGCGTGGTTATGGAGCTGCAGGACTGTGCTCTCCCGCTCCTAAGGG AGGTAATTCCAACGGATAAGGTGGAGGTGGGCTTCAAAGACTTGGATGCTGCAATCCTCGTTGGCTCCATGCCCAGGAAGGAGGGCATGGAGAGAAAGGACCTTCTCAAAGCCAATGTGGCTATCTTTAAGACCCAGGGGGCTGCCTTGGACAAGTATGCCAAGAAGACTGTGAAG GTCCTGGTTGTAGGAAATCCAGCCAACACCAACTGCTTGATCGCCTCCAAGTCTGCCCCTTCCATCCCCAAGGAGAACTTCTCCTGCCTGACCAGGCTGGACCATAACAGAGCCCGCTCACAG GTGGCCATGCGAGTAGGCGTGTCCTCGGACAGCGTCAAGAACGTCATCATCTGGGGGAACCACTCCTCTACCCAGTACCCAGACGTCCACCACGCCACAGTCAATCTACGCGGCAAGGAGGTGTCCGCTTTGGATGCAGTGAATGACAACGCCTGGCTAAAGGGGGACTTCATCACT accGTGCAGCAGCGCGGAGCGGCCGTCATCAAAGCCAGGAAGCTGTCCAGCGCCATGTCAGCGGCCAAGGCCATCTGTGACCACATGAAGGACATCTGGTTCGGCACTCCTGAG GGAGAGTTCGTCTCCATGGGTGTTTACTCCTCCGGGAATTCATATGGAGTCAGTGATGACCTAATGTATTCATTCCCGGTCACAATCAAG AACAAGACGTGGAAGATCGTGAATAACCTCACGATCAATGACTTCTCCCGTGGTAAGATGGACGCCACAGCCGCCGAGCTGGTGGATGAGCGGGACACGGCCATCTCCTTCCTGAGAGCGTGA